A genomic stretch from Arthrobacter sp. KBS0702 includes:
- a CDS encoding TetR/AcrR family transcriptional regulator — MPKFVDAALRRQEVVEAVFRIVAADGLERASLREVADEAELAVGSVRHYFASSDELLAHSFGVVVDRIAGRLDTAEARLAETAPGSAEHRTAVLTLLGELLPLDEERAVDACVWMAFKNAARTRPFLAPEADRSHRTVAAVVGRLMMDLAATQGDDDGAGGPDRQQLVTEAERLLATLDGLTMHALLQPEWMTAQMCHDVLEAHLASLVGSGAGH, encoded by the coding sequence ATGCCCAAATTTGTCGACGCTGCTTTGCGGCGCCAGGAAGTTGTCGAAGCCGTTTTCAGGATTGTCGCGGCAGACGGGCTCGAGCGGGCCTCGCTCCGCGAGGTCGCCGACGAAGCCGAACTGGCGGTGGGCTCCGTGCGGCACTACTTTGCCAGCAGCGACGAGCTCCTGGCCCACTCTTTCGGCGTCGTGGTGGACCGGATCGCCGGCCGGCTCGACACTGCGGAGGCCCGGCTGGCGGAAACCGCCCCAGGCTCCGCCGAGCACCGCACCGCCGTATTAACTCTGCTGGGGGAACTTCTGCCGCTGGACGAGGAACGCGCCGTCGACGCCTGCGTCTGGATGGCCTTCAAGAACGCGGCCCGGACCAGGCCGTTCCTTGCCCCGGAAGCGGACCGCAGCCACCGCACGGTGGCCGCCGTCGTCGGCCGGCTGATGATGGACCTGGCCGCGACCCAAGGCGATGACGACGGCGCCGGCGGTCCGGACCGGCAGCAGCTCGTCACCGAGGCGGAACGGTTGCTGGCCACCCTGGACGGACTCACTATGCACGCCCTGCTGCAGCCGGAGTGGATGACGGCACAAATGTGCCACGATGTACTCGAGGCCCATCTGGCCAGCCTGGTCGGCAGCGGGGCCGGCCATTAA